From Vidua macroura isolate BioBank_ID:100142 chromosome 5, ASM2450914v1, whole genome shotgun sequence, the proteins below share one genomic window:
- the PRPF18 gene encoding pre-mRNA-splicing factor 18 isoform X2, with amino-acid sequence MDILKREISRKRQQLEEKELLGGNKKYFKRSELAKKEEEAYFQRCGYKVQQQEEEEKPLATSNPVLELELAEEKLPMTLSRQEVIRRLRERGEPIRLFGETDYDAFQRLRKIEILAPEVNKGLRNDLKAALDKIDQQYLNEIVGGQEAGDDDSQNDLKVHEENTTIEELEALGESLGRGDDHYDMDIITKFLKFLLGVWAKELNAREDYVKRGVQGKLNSATQKQTESYLRPLFRKLRKRTLPADIKESITDIIKFMLQREYVKANDAYLQMAIGNAPWPIGVTMVGIHARTGREKIFSKHVAHVLNDETQRKYIQGLKRLMTICQKHFPTDPSKCVEYNAL; translated from the exons ATGGACATCCTGAAGCGGGAGATCAGCAGGAAGcgccagcagctggaggagaaggagctgctgggg GGAAACAAGAAGTATTTCAAACGCAGTGAGTTAGccaaaaaggaggaggaggcctACTTCCAGAGATGTGGCTACAAG gtacagcagcaggaagaggaggagaaaccACTGGCTACATCAAATCCAGTGCTGGAACTTGAACTGGCAGAGGAAAAGTTGCCAATGACTCTTTCCAGACAGGAG GTTATCAGGAGGTTACGAGAGAGGGGTGAGCCCATCAGGCTGTTTGGAGAGACAGATTATGATGCATTTCAACGTCTGAGGAAGATAGAAATTCTTGCACCTGAAGTGAACAAG GGCCTGAGAAATGACCTGAAGGCTGCTTTGGATAAGATTGATCAGCAGTATCTGAATGAAATTGTGGGTGGCCAAGAAGCAGGAGATGATGACTCCCAGAATGACCTGAAAGTCCATGAGGAGAACACTACTATTGAAGAGCTAGAA GCTTTGGGAGAATCCTTGGGACGGGGTGATGATCACTATGATATGGACATCATAACAAAGTTCTTGAAG TTCCTCCTGGGAGTTTGGGCCAAGGAGTTGAATGCCAGAGAGGACTACGTGAAGCGGGGCGTGCAGGGGAAGCTGAACAGCGCCACTCAGAAACAGACCGAGTCCTACCTGCGGCCGCTCTTCAGGAAGCTCCGCAAGCGG ACACTTCCTGCAGACATCAAAGAATCAATAACAGATATTATTAAATTTATGTTGCAGAGAGAATACGTGAAG GCCAACGATGCCTATCTGCAGATGGCCATTGGGAACGCTCCCTGGCCCATCGGCGTCACCATGGTCGGCATCCACGCGCGGACGGGGCGCGAGAAGATTTTCTCCAAGCACGTGGCCCACGTGCTCAACGATGAAACTCAGAGGAAGTACATACAG GGGCTGAAGAGACTCATGACCATTTGCCAGAAGCACTTCCCAACAGACCCATCCAAATGTGTGGAGTACAACGCGCTGTGA
- the PRPF18 gene encoding pre-mRNA-splicing factor 18 isoform X1, whose amino-acid sequence MDILKREISRKRQQLEEKELLGGNKKYFKRSELAKKEEEAYFQRCGYKPVNEKPPGEVQQQEEEEKPLATSNPVLELELAEEKLPMTLSRQEVIRRLRERGEPIRLFGETDYDAFQRLRKIEILAPEVNKGLRNDLKAALDKIDQQYLNEIVGGQEAGDDDSQNDLKVHEENTTIEELEALGESLGRGDDHYDMDIITKFLKFLLGVWAKELNAREDYVKRGVQGKLNSATQKQTESYLRPLFRKLRKRTLPADIKESITDIIKFMLQREYVKANDAYLQMAIGNAPWPIGVTMVGIHARTGREKIFSKHVAHVLNDETQRKYIQGLKRLMTICQKHFPTDPSKCVEYNAL is encoded by the exons ATGGACATCCTGAAGCGGGAGATCAGCAGGAAGcgccagcagctggaggagaaggagctgctgggg GGAAACAAGAAGTATTTCAAACGCAGTGAGTTAGccaaaaaggaggaggaggcctACTTCCAGAGATGTGGCTACAAG CCTGTAAATGAGAAGCCACCTGGAGAG gtacagcagcaggaagaggaggagaaaccACTGGCTACATCAAATCCAGTGCTGGAACTTGAACTGGCAGAGGAAAAGTTGCCAATGACTCTTTCCAGACAGGAG GTTATCAGGAGGTTACGAGAGAGGGGTGAGCCCATCAGGCTGTTTGGAGAGACAGATTATGATGCATTTCAACGTCTGAGGAAGATAGAAATTCTTGCACCTGAAGTGAACAAG GGCCTGAGAAATGACCTGAAGGCTGCTTTGGATAAGATTGATCAGCAGTATCTGAATGAAATTGTGGGTGGCCAAGAAGCAGGAGATGATGACTCCCAGAATGACCTGAAAGTCCATGAGGAGAACACTACTATTGAAGAGCTAGAA GCTTTGGGAGAATCCTTGGGACGGGGTGATGATCACTATGATATGGACATCATAACAAAGTTCTTGAAG TTCCTCCTGGGAGTTTGGGCCAAGGAGTTGAATGCCAGAGAGGACTACGTGAAGCGGGGCGTGCAGGGGAAGCTGAACAGCGCCACTCAGAAACAGACCGAGTCCTACCTGCGGCCGCTCTTCAGGAAGCTCCGCAAGCGG ACACTTCCTGCAGACATCAAAGAATCAATAACAGATATTATTAAATTTATGTTGCAGAGAGAATACGTGAAG GCCAACGATGCCTATCTGCAGATGGCCATTGGGAACGCTCCCTGGCCCATCGGCGTCACCATGGTCGGCATCCACGCGCGGACGGGGCGCGAGAAGATTTTCTCCAAGCACGTGGCCCACGTGCTCAACGATGAAACTCAGAGGAAGTACATACAG GGGCTGAAGAGACTCATGACCATTTGCCAGAAGCACTTCCCAACAGACCCATCCAAATGTGTGGAGTACAACGCGCTGTGA